The stretch of DNA TTGGAAGAGGAGATGCGCCGACGGGAATGGCTCGCGAATTTGGGCGAGATGTCGGCGGGGATGGCGCATGAAATCCGCAATCCGCTCGGCGCGCTCGCGGGGGCGATGCAGATGCTGCGGCAGGATGTCGGCCCCGATGAAACCAGCCAGCGACTGATGGATATTGCCATTCGTGAGGCCAGGCGGCTCGACAATATCATCACCGAGTTTCTGCAGTACGCCCGCCCGCCCGCGTTGAATCTGGTGGAGCACGATTTGAACAAAGTCCTTGCCGATACGTTGGATCTGATCCAACATGAAGCTCGATCTCGATCCGGTATCACGATCGTGTCCCGCATGACGCCGAACCCACTTATGGCCCAAGTCGATCAGGACCAGCTGAAGCAGGTGTTCTGGAATCTGGCCGTCAATGCCTTTGATGCCATGCCCGAGGGAGGGACCTTGACGATCGTCACCGGGGTGCGGCGAGTAGACGTCGGCGGGCACCGATCCGATGTGATCGAAATCGGATTTCAGGATAACGGAGAAGGCATTCCTAAGCAGAATTTCGACAAAATCTTTCTGCCGTTTTTTACCACGAAAAAAGAAGGGTCCGGGCTGGGGCTGGCTCAAGTTCACCGCATTGTGGAGTTGCACGATGGGTGGATCAAGGTCGAAAGCGAGGTCGGGCAGGGGGCACGGTTCGTCGTGTGTCTTCCGCAGTCTGCAGAGGCGGGCGTCCGGCTACGGCATGAAGGAAGGGAACTGTGGAAAAGATTTTAGTCGTCGATGACGAGCAGAGCTTGCGCGAAGTGTTGAGCATCATGCTCAAGCGCGCGGGATATGCAGTGACCGTGGCCTCGGACGGAGATGAAGCGATCGCGCAAGTGCAGAAAGAAATTTTCGACCTCGTCATCACCGACCTCAAGATGCCCAGGGTGGGTGGGCTTGAAGTTCTGAAGGCCGTCAAGGCGACGTCCCCGGACACCGTGGTGCTGATGATCACGGCCTTTGCGTCCGCCGACTCGGCGGTGGAGGCGATGAAGCACGGCGCCTATGACTATCTCACCAAGCCGTTCCAGGTCGATGAAGTGCAGCTGATCATTCGCAACGCGATCGAGCGGCGTCGGTTGTCGACGGAGAATATGCTCCTGAAGCGGGAGCTGGCCAGCCAGTCGTCGTTCTCACAGATTATCGGCCAGAGCGAGGCGATGCAGAAAGTGTATGACGTCATCAAGAAGGTGGCCGATTCGAAGAGTAATGTGTTGATCGGTGGTGAAAGCGGGACCGGCAAAGAGCTGGTTGCTCGGGCGATCCACTTCAACAGTGTGCGCGCCTCCATGCCATTCGTGACGGTGAATTGCAGCGCGGTGCCGGAAACTCTGCTCGAAAGTGAACTGTTCGGCCACATGAAGGGCTCGTTCACCGGGGCGATCTCCAATAAAGCGGGTCTGTTCGAAGTGGCGAACGGAGGCACGATTTTTCTCGATGAGATCGGCGATACGACCCCGGCCATCCAGGTGAAGCTGTTGCGAGTGATTCAAGAGCGTGAGTTCCGGCGGGTGGGCGGAACCCAGGATGTGAAGGTGGATGTCCGCATCGTCGCGGCGACGAACCGGGATTTGGAGAAAGCCGTCGCGGAAGGCGCCTTCCGGGAGGATCTGTATTATCGCCTGGATGTGATTCCCATCAAGCTCCCGCCGCTGCGCATGAGGAC from Nitrospira sp. encodes:
- a CDS encoding sigma-54 dependent transcriptional regulator; this translates as MEKILVVDDEQSLREVLSIMLKRAGYAVTVASDGDEAIAQVQKEIFDLVITDLKMPRVGGLEVLKAVKATSPDTVVLMITAFASADSAVEAMKHGAYDYLTKPFQVDEVQLIIRNAIERRRLSTENMLLKRELASQSSFSQIIGQSEAMQKVYDVIKKVADSKSNVLIGGESGTGKELVARAIHFNSVRASMPFVTVNCSAVPETLLESELFGHMKGSFTGAISNKAGLFEVANGGTIFLDEIGDTTPAIQVKLLRVIQEREFRRVGGTQDVKVDVRIVAATNRDLEKAVAEGAFREDLYYRLDVIPIKLPPLRMRTGDIPLLSQHFLEKFAKESGKPVPTMSQEAMRVLLAHEWRGNVRELENVVERVVAFTTGSSVTDADIRGWLHKPVSNQQALPSELPEDGLDLEGLINTIEKDLLLKALERSQWVKKRAARLLRLNTRSFRYRLEKYEIKGGRD